TTGCTTTCATTGCTCCTCCTTTATTTCATCTTTATACAAGCTAAAGATTCTAACAAAAATTGTTTTAAAATCGCTGAATGCAAGAGGAGCTATCCACGAAATTTGCAATGTCTTACGCAATCCCGAGCCTCCTTATGGGAGAGGTGAAGTTTAAGAGTGCGGAGAATAAAATCGCGTGGGTAAGCGAAGATATTAAGGCCTCACAAGACTATGCAGGAGCTGCTGCTGACTTTAGCGATTCTATGTAAAGTGCGCTTGATAAGAGACAAGCAAATTTTTCCCAATATCAATCGTCTAGACCCTTTTTGAGATTCAGAATCTTTGAAGCTCAAAAAGGGTAAAATAGACTGCAAAAAGCACAAGATAAAGATAAAGGAAAGTTTATGTTTTTTGACCAAGGTTTTTGGAGCATTTTTCTTCTTGTTTATCATCATTCATTTTCTACTCACTAGCCCTCCTCATTCTTTTATCAATATTTTTTTATCTTTTAATTTTTAAGGGTTTTTATGAAAAAAAAATTATATGTAGGCGCCAATATGGCTTGGTTTTTGGTGATTATAGCGGGAATTATTGAGTGTTTTTGGGCAAGTGGGCTAAAATATGCACAAAGTATGTGGGCGTATAACATAGTTGCACTAGGAATCATTCTTTCGTTTGTGTTAAATCTTGTTGCCTGTCGCGTGCTTGAAGCAAGCACAGTCTATGCAGTATTTGTCGGTATTGGCACAGCAGGAATTGTATCAAGTGAAATCCTCATCTTTGACGAACCATTTTCATTTACCAAAGTCATTTTAATTTTTTTATTGCTTTGTGCAGTCATTGGGTTAAAATTAAGCTCTAAAAGCATCAGAGCGCAGGATTCACGTATCTCCCAATCATTAGGCAGTGAAATTGGCTTGGACGATGTGGTGAAAGAGAAATAGAATGAGTCTAAAAACCGCTTATATTCTGCTTGTGTTTGCAATTCTTACTGAAGTGCTTGCAGTCAATCTTATGAAAGCTAGCGAGGGAGAGATATTTGGCTATGTATGTATGTTTGCATTGCTTGTAGTCTCTTACTACTTTATGGCACTTTCGCTCAAGAGACTTTCTATTAGCGTGGCTTATGCAATTTGGGAAGTTCTTGGAGCGGTTTGTGTAGTGGCAATTAGTATTTTTTATTTCGGTGAAGAGTTGCTATGGACACAAAAGGCAGGCATTGTCTTAAGCTTTTGCGGAATCGCACTGATTAACTATGCCGAGTTAAAGGCACAAAAACGAGGCAAACCTCTAGTGCAATTACCCAACAATGTGGATTCTAAGCTATAAAAGAGTATATAATGGGTTTTGCTCTAGTTATTCTTGCCGCAATTTTAGATATTGTGGCAAATTTATTTCTCAAAAAATCTAATGCTTTTAGGCACAAAGGCTATGCGATTGGTTGCATTTTAATGGTGTGGGCAGCTTTCACGGCACTTTCGTTTGCATTACGGGATTTACCGCTTAGCGTTGCTTATTCTACTTGGGGCGCAGTGGGAATTATTGGCACAGTAGCGGGCGGCTATGTGTTTTTCAAGGAGAGAATCGGGATAATAGGCTATATAGGCATTGCAATCGTCTTATGCGCGGTTATTTTGCTGCATATGGAACCCTGATTTATAAGTTGTTAAAAGGGAAATAATGTATTGGAT
This portion of the Helicobacter ganmani genome encodes:
- a CDS encoding DMT family transporter, which codes for MKKKLYVGANMAWFLVIIAGIIECFWASGLKYAQSMWAYNIVALGIILSFVLNLVACRVLEASTVYAVFVGIGTAGIVSSEILIFDEPFSFTKVILIFLLLCAVIGLKLSSKSIRAQDSRISQSLGSEIGLDDVVKEK
- a CDS encoding DMT family transporter → MSLKTAYILLVFAILTEVLAVNLMKASEGEIFGYVCMFALLVVSYYFMALSLKRLSISVAYAIWEVLGAVCVVAISIFYFGEELLWTQKAGIVLSFCGIALINYAELKAQKRGKPLVQLPNNVDSKL
- a CDS encoding SMR family transporter codes for the protein MGFALVILAAILDIVANLFLKKSNAFRHKGYAIGCILMVWAAFTALSFALRDLPLSVAYSTWGAVGIIGTVAGGYVFFKERIGIIGYIGIAIVLCAVILLHMEP